One Chloroflexota bacterium DNA window includes the following coding sequences:
- the ade gene encoding adenine deaminase, whose protein sequence is MQLEELIQVARGEIEVDLLLKNARVINVFSGTIHPADVAIHHTRVVGLGDYRARQVIDLQGQYLCPGFIDGHVHIESSMLRVPEFARVVVPQGTTTVICDPHEIANVLGLDGIRYILESSKYTPFSVYVMLPSCVPATDMETAGSKLTAEDIAAMLGSEWVLGLGEVMNYPGVIFRDWEILNKIRVASGRVIDGHAPGLSGRDLCAYVAAGIGSDHECTTVEEAQEKLQLGMHIMIREGTTARNLESLLPLVTRSNASNCMFVTDDRHLPDLLNEGHMNFVIRKAIQLGLDPVIAIQMATINTARYFELKDKGAIAPGMRADLVVLDNLSDFNVQMVFRSGQLVAKEGKLLPLAQKPKDVPLRSSMNINWSTANDLKLPVAGKWVKVIGIVPHEIVTESLLEEVKSKDGFAIADVERDILKMAVIERHLASGNIGLGFVKGLKLLRGALASSVAHDSHNLVVVGTNDEDMLLAAHEVERLRGGLVAVADGQVLASLPLPIAGLMSDRPYEEVNAALNKLLTVAHDLGSDLHDPFMTLSFLALPVIPALKLTDKGLVDVTQFKFVPLFED, encoded by the coding sequence ATGCAACTCGAAGAATTGATCCAGGTTGCCAGGGGAGAAATCGAAGTTGATCTGTTACTCAAGAACGCACGCGTTATCAATGTATTCTCCGGCACCATTCATCCTGCTGATGTAGCCATCCATCACACTCGCGTGGTTGGCCTGGGCGACTATCGTGCCCGCCAAGTGATTGACCTACAGGGGCAATATCTATGCCCTGGTTTCATAGACGGACATGTGCATATTGAGAGCTCCATGCTACGTGTACCCGAGTTCGCCAGGGTGGTCGTACCGCAAGGCACAACTACTGTGATCTGTGACCCCCACGAGATTGCCAATGTACTTGGACTAGATGGCATCCGCTACATCCTGGAATCCAGCAAGTACACTCCCTTCAGCGTGTATGTCATGTTGCCCTCTTGTGTGCCTGCTACAGATATGGAAACTGCTGGTTCCAAGCTGACGGCAGAGGACATTGCCGCCATGTTGGGCAGCGAGTGGGTGCTGGGCCTAGGTGAAGTAATGAACTACCCAGGCGTGATCTTCCGTGACTGGGAGATACTGAACAAAATTAGAGTAGCCAGTGGCAGGGTGATCGATGGCCACGCACCAGGCCTGTCAGGACGGGACCTGTGCGCTTATGTGGCCGCAGGAATCGGCTCCGATCACGAGTGTACTACCGTTGAGGAAGCGCAAGAGAAGCTTCAACTAGGCATGCATATCATGATCCGCGAGGGAACCACCGCACGCAACCTGGAGAGCCTGCTGCCCTTGGTCACGAGGAGCAATGCTAGCAACTGCATGTTTGTAACCGACGATCGGCACCTTCCTGACTTGCTTAATGAAGGACATATGAACTTTGTCATCCGCAAAGCCATCCAACTCGGTTTGGATCCCGTTATTGCAATTCAGATGGCAACCATCAATACAGCGCGCTATTTTGAGCTCAAGGACAAGGGGGCGATTGCGCCAGGCATGCGGGCTGATTTAGTCGTGCTGGATAATCTGAGCGATTTCAACGTGCAGATGGTTTTTCGCAGCGGACAGTTGGTGGCAAAGGAAGGCAAACTATTACCCCTGGCTCAAAAACCAAAGGATGTACCTCTGCGTAGTTCAATGAACATCAACTGGAGCACTGCCAACGATCTGAAACTGCCTGTAGCTGGCAAATGGGTCAAGGTGATCGGCATTGTCCCCCATGAAATCGTGACCGAAAGCCTTCTGGAAGAAGTCAAAAGCAAGGATGGCTTCGCCATAGCAGATGTGGAGCGGGACATACTCAAGATGGCCGTGATCGAACGCCATCTGGCTTCAGGAAACATCGGGCTAGGTTTTGTCAAGGGACTGAAACTCCTGCGAGGAGCATTGGCTTCTTCTGTTGCACATGATTCGCACAACCTCGTGGTTGTAGGTACCAATGATGAAGACATGCTGCTTGCAGCCCACGAAGTGGAGCGCTTGCGCGGGGGACTTGTAGCCGTGGCGGATGGGCAAGTGCTGGCTTCACTGCCCTTGCCCATTGCAGGGCTCATGTCCGATCGTCCCTATGAAGAAGTCAATGCAGCTCTGAACAAGCTGCTCACCGTGGCGCACGATCTGGGCTCAGATCTACACGATCCCTTCATGACCTTGTCATTCCTAGCTTTGCCCGTTATCCCCGCTTTGAAGCTCACTGACAAGGGATTGGTTGACGTTACACAGTTCAA